One Glycine max cultivar Williams 82 chromosome 8, Glycine_max_v4.0, whole genome shotgun sequence genomic window, TAatttgagacaaaaaaaaaagtacatgaTAAATGGAttgtgaaaaaacaaaaataaaataatccaaattatataataataagataaaaacagcatatttttaaataatatttatgttgtgtgAGTTGATCCTTATTGAAGTCTAATTACTCATGGCATAATccggaaaagaaaaagtgaattATATGATTGTATTGTGTCCCAACAGTTGTTAGCTTCCTCTGCTCTTTTTTCTTCTGTGTCCTTTCTCCCTCCCTCCCACAGGTTAATAACTATCTGTGtacaaaactaaaaacaacTAAGACTATTTGGcagcatatataaattattttaaactagaTTAGACAATCAATCACCTTGCTTATTTTGGATTGAACCTGAACAAATCGAAGCAAACAAGTAATTGAAGTAAAGAATACAATGACTAGCTACCAACAAAGTCAAGCGCAATTGGTAGATGTTGGGTTCCTGAAATATGCTGACAGGAATTCAATTCTCTGACTGTATTATTTGTGTGTATGGAGAAGATTTTGTTGGAAGAGATAAATCCAATTTCAGCGATCTCTATGTTTCGAGAGTTAGTTGCATGATTTTTAACTATGAGAATATCTTATtttcagaaaagaaaataagatccAGTGGCCATAGATTGATGATGTCTCTTAATTTTATCTACTTTATTACCTTTAAAAAATGTCGGTTGCAGGTCCTCAAGTCAAGTGCATTCATAGGATTTTGACCTCTTTGTTTCACAATTTCAACTCGCCCATGACATGGTACGCAAATGTCAAGCAACCCCACGTttgaaattgagaaaaatataCGTCCCAAGTTTTCCATTTTATATTCTTCTTAGTTCTTAATGCTTCCAATATTTACATTCAACTAATTAGTATATTCATATTGCACATCTCATCCCTTTGTAAAGCTTCTTTATACAAAAAGTATATCAAGTCCTTCACCACACTTTTAAAAGCTCCCTTAGCCATcccaaaaaataatcatatcctAAAGCATCATTGGCTTCAAAACtcatagagagagaaagaaggtgAGAGAGCTTAAGGGTAGCCatttgttggttttattttccATCTTGTTGGGTTGGGAGAATGCATATCCTTTGCAAACCAATTTACATTGTTGTGGCTTCATTTTATGCTTCTGTTCTTCTATTCAGTCACTGCATGGCCTATGAGGAGGAACATCACTCTAGTAGTCACAAAAGCactaataacaaaatttacaagGTATACCAATTTCTTTGTAGTTTTctgtataattttttcatgttCATCTGCTTCTTAGTCAGAAATGTTCCTTACTATTTAAGCAGTCAGAAAAGATAACTACCTAATTTTAtctctctttcattttcttgtgtAATAAACTaatgaaatatttgattatCACAAATTAAGGACTAGGAAACATGAATTGTATAAATAACTACTACCTTTTAATGTATAAGGTAAATCAGCAGAAGACATCTGATATTGCAGTACATGGATTGCTCCTGTGGGCTTCAACCGGGTTTTTAATGCCTCTTGGCATACTTATCATCAGAGGATCCATTAAAGCAGAACCTGGATCCAGAAGGAGTATAGTTCTCTTCTATCTCCATGTTGGTTTTCAGGTCGTATATCTCTTCTATTTGTTCTAGTAAAAATTATGTATACTTTAGCATGCACATTATATACATATGTCAAGAGGTATAGTAGCATGAGTGAAGCTAATTAATCTTGACCCTTTTACCTTATGTGAATAGTCAAGATTGGTTTTACTCACATCAAATTTTGACCATAAGATTGATTTGATATTACTCATCTCATCTCTCACGTTACCACTTAGCAGTTAATTCATCTCCTATAAAATTTACTATCACTTATAAAAAGTTGTTAAAAGTATGAGTTTGTTAATACTCACATCTAGTGTCAATGGATACTGACATAACATTCATTATGCTGAACCGTTGATTACTATGTTGTTAGAAACTTAAAAAGTAGGAGTAGTGGTAATCTACGTAAGTAGACTCTAGTCTAGAGTATAGGATGTTTCTTGAAAGTTACATCATGTCATCATTAAGTTTTGATCTTTGTTTTACAACATAATCATAACTTCCTTTAACTTTAGTAGTGGAGTGTACAAAACTTTTCCTGAGGATCTATTTTCTTTTCGACCACAGGTTGTTAACTTGTTTTGATTAACCACAATATCATGATTATCATTTGAACTTAACTAAGTaggagttattataaatttaaagtagCATTGAATTTTCTGTTCTTTGGAAGGCTGTATGTACCTGACTTACTACTGCCTTTCTACCTTATTGTTGCCAGCGCTTTTTCTTATGAATTTCTCCCCCTTTTAGACCACAGGTTTTATATCTTTTGATGcagtatatatgattttttgccTTTCTACTTTCACTGTGCACAATCTAACATTTCATCTAACAGATGCTTTCAGTGCTTCTTGCCACAGTTGGAGCTGCTATGTCCCTGAAGAAGTTTGAGAATTCATTTGATAACAGCCATCAAAAACTAGGCCTAGCACTTTATGGTGCTATATTGGTGCAAGGCTTGATTGGATTTTTCAGACCACACAGGTTCATTAATTCATCAATACTTTCACTAAGTTTTACAAATCTGCTAATTAATCCAAACCATACAACAAACTTTGTCCATTATTAGCAGCACCCAATTTCTATGTATTTctgaatgtattttaatttgcacTTGATGCATGATGCTTTATACTtgttttaatcttaattaatgTTCTATAGTTTCTAATTGAATTTTCAGGGGAAAGAAGGAGAGAAGTTATTGGTACTTACTACATTGGATACTAGGGACAATAGTTTCTCTTGTGGGGATCATCAATATTTACACTGGATTAAAAGCCTACCATAAGAGAACCTTAAAAAGCACAACACTTTGGACTATCCTTTTCACTGTGGAAGTCTCTTTCATTGGATTAGTTTACCTCTTGCAAGACAAATTGGAATATATGAAAAAGCAAGGAGTGATTATTGGAAGTGAGTCGTCAATTGTGTCATCTAACCAAGATATTCCTCAAAGCCAAACCCAAAAGGAGTTGTTGCCAGTTGCATGTGGAAGAAAGAGAAATGCACTTGAGAATTTGTTTGATTAATCTCTGTCTTTAGATTACATTTTTTAGAGCTTGTTTTCACTTTAGTTTTTGGTGCCTGCACTTTATGCAAGTGGGAGGTGGATTTTATGAAAGGTTGGTTGATAGAGTGCATTCATCAAAAGGTGAAGTTTGATTGTGtatgttatttcttttcatttctttttttttatgcttattCTTTCACATGTATTACGAATATTATAAGTGTGCGTGTGGATACTGACCACAGAATGTATAGACAATTGTGGGAGCAGTttgtgaattttaaatttccatTGAAAATTAAGTATGATTTTGGAATATATTACAATGTATGTATTGATGCATATGTCTTTAGGGGGTGACAATCGCAATACTTCAAACGAAAGCCTATATATGTAGGTGTTGTTTATCTACTTCCTTCACATATTCACGACTTATAGCAATCATGAATACTTTCATCTGAAGCAGCCTATAATATTATACCAGCGcttaaattaatgatgattcaGAGGGGCTATCCTAttctatttatctatttaaGAATAAGAAAGATAGATTggttatttacatattttatgcaGAAAATACAACAATATGGAAAGCAAAACATGTCAATTTACCTCTGAAGCTTGTCCCTTTTTTGTTTCGTATCTATAAACAATTTTATGGCAAaggaaattaaaagttaaatccAAAAGGGTAGTCTTACAAAAGGTTCACGAACCAAGATATCAATGtctcaatttcttttttgttactaCGGGTAACATGGTAGAGGTAAATCAATTTTACgcattaatttttatgaaaagtttGTAATGCACTTTTTTTGTCTGTGCTTGAGCCTTgaactattaaaattaattattaatatacatatttccttggaaaaatcaaacttctcaTCATTCTCTTGTGGTTATAACTTGTTTTGAGCATTCACACATTCGAGCTTGTTCCATAAAaagcaaaataagaaaaataatggtAGGCACAACGGCCAACTATGAAATTGTTGAGAAACACAAAGATGGGTGTCCATGTTACAGTGCATAGTTATTTATCGAACCTTCAATGATACGATATCCTAAGCCACCGTCCAGTTTTGTTACCCCTAACAAGTGTCCCCCTCTTACACCTGCCCTTTTAATCATTCCAAATTTCTAATCCTCAGctcatttatatgattttgtttttcctaTTTCTACCTTTAGATAATGTTCAAACGGTTAAAGGGTGCATGTgatgttgaaacttgaaacataatcaataaatataattgtatGAACTGTAACAAACATCAAGCGGGGATAGCTCAGTTGGGAGAGCGTCAGACTGAAGATCTGAAGGTCGCGTGTTCGATCCACGCTCACCgcaatgtttagtttttttataccATTTATCATAATTGCTAAGCTTGCTCCCGTTAATGACTTGTCAGcattatataaacattaaaatgtaaaatcatttccaaaattattagttatttaattacacatttaatcgtttttaatttttattataaccaCTTTTAAAAGTtagatttaagataaatttacagtataaaaatatttatagtgatgatacataaaaattaaactcttgtttttttatatcatcattttatttatttttattctttttgaggggttaatttaataaagaaaaattaagaatttatttgGAATTTAGATCGAATCCTTCCTTGACTATTGacgaaaagaaaatttaatgtataaaataaaaaaggaacattaaaaattcaaataacgATAATTAAtggttattaatatattatctttaattttattttattttattttattgctaaCCACCAacctaaatataaatttttctcgcatttctatttttcctcttttcataAACTTGCATGATAAAAGTTCATTTATATTATAGTTTTTAAGAAATTTCATTCAGAAAGCTAAGAACAAATTGTTGAAACAATCATGGGTTTTACAAATTGACCCGTAATGAATCTAATTTAAGTTTAGATTCGGAAAAGACATgccttttataaaattatcgaAGACTATTTTTTTAACCACTTTTTTGTAACTGCAAaagattatattaataaaaggaTTAAGTTTGCAAAAGTTGTGCAAACCAACCCAAGCAGTACAAAAGGGTCTACACTTGTTCCAGGGTTAGTAACTGGTTCTAGACTAATGAAAAGCACAGATGAAGCACACCCTTCAACTAACACACCTGTCCATAACACATAGATAAGCCCCTAGCAATTAGAGTTTTTGGACTTTCCAATGATACTATaaggtatttttaatttttgatcgGACTTAGTTATATTTATGAGAATTAAACTCAAgtcattcttaaaaaatttagagtatTTATATACTGTTCactaataaagaaaatttgagaataaaaattcaactcaaaactataatttttttcattgattaaaaatgataaaatagaaAGACACTTCCAATATTATCAGACATGATATCAATGTCAGGTTGAGTCTATTAACAAATTCACTTAGAGGATTATTACACAAGGTGAAACAATAAGTAATTATATCCAATTATAATTACTCAATTAGTCTCTACACATCAATAGATCTCTCAAGAATAGTAATCCACCAagtgaaaaaaatgatattaaaaaaattgaatctacacccataaaaactaaaaattcatttcaaacccttaacaattatatatatatatatatatatatatatatatatatatatatatatatatatatatatatatatatatatatttctctcttttatactACACTTTCAAGTTCCAAATACTTTTACACGAATCAttgttaatgtttttattttcttattctgcCCTAGTTTTTTAAAAAGGGATAAAATCTTAACACttcctttattttaatatttaatttaataattttaacatataaaaatataaaatcatgcaATTGGTGGGTGAGATTTATCCAATCGGACACTATAATCTTTATAACCGGAGAGGATGTATGttctttaatgaaataatatcttCAAAAGACACATGTCAccttttgaataattttgtttCCCGTCCAAtcttatactttatttttttaattgttaccaactttttgttataattttggAACCTAAAATCCTGAACTAAtattgtttctttaatttttgtaaaatattttttagataagtttagaaaagaataaaattaaataataatatattaataaagtcgAGTATGAATATGGTTGGTTggtattttatttcataataaaaaaaaagattacgagcgttagaaaatcttaaaaataatagaaaatatgtcAGAAGTGGGATTTGAACCCACGCCTTCTCACGAAGACCAGAACTTGAGTCTGGCGCCTTAGACCACTCGGCCATCCTGACTTGTTTGATAAGCAGAaacatgtaaaataatatataaatgtcTTTCAACTaggttttattttgtaaaaataacgAACGACGTCGTTGTTCCTTaaataaaggaagaaaatgTTGTTGCACGAGACATCGAAGAACAGCACTCTGGTTGCCGTGCCACCATCTTCTCCAAAGTTATCATATTCGAAGAGAAAAAAGGTAAAGACAGAGGTTGCTCAACTCCTTCGATTTTTCATATTCTCTCGCCATTCTGCGTTTCCCTTTCTTACgctctttttttgctttcagttttgttttcctttaacCTAACCGCGTTTAATTCTCAAAGCCAGCAAATGGATTTCGGGATTGAACATCGAATCCttttcagttttaattttaatgcttgtttgttgcctcaaattcttcaattgaAAACCCTCACAATCACACCCACTACCTGATTGAATAACACTATTGTGTGACGTGGTACTTGCTCTAACACATTCACGCACTTTTCCTTTTGCATCACCAACTCCACCCGTTGTCCTAGCTTGCTGGCATTTAGTGTAACAATATCTGT contains:
- the LOC100812625 gene encoding cytochrome b561 domain-containing protein At4g18260 isoform X1; amino-acid sequence: MSVAGPQVKCIHRILTSLFHNFNSPMTCHCMAYEEEHHSSSHKSTNNKIYKVNQQKTSDIAVHGLLLWASTGFLMPLGILIIRGSIKAEPGSRRSIVLFYLHVGFQMLSVLLATVGAAMSLKKFENSFDNSHQKLGLALYGAILVQGLIGFFRPHRGKKERSYWYLLHWILGTIVSLVGIINIYTGLKAYHKRTLKSTTLWTILFTVEVSFIGLVYLLQDKLEYMKKQGVIIGSESSIVSSNQDIPQSQTQKELLPVACGRKRNALENLFD
- the LOC100812625 gene encoding cytochrome b561 domain-containing protein At4g18260 isoform X2, with protein sequence MHILCKPIYIVVASFYASVLLFSHCMAYEEEHHSSSHKSTNNKIYKVNQQKTSDIAVHGLLLWASTGFLMPLGILIIRGSIKAEPGSRRSIVLFYLHVGFQMLSVLLATVGAAMSLKKFENSFDNSHQKLGLALYGAILVQGLIGFFRPHRGKKERSYWYLLHWILGTIVSLVGIINIYTGLKAYHKRTLKSTTLWTILFTVEVSFIGLVYLLQDKLEYMKKQGVIIGSESSIVSSNQDIPQSQTQKELLPVACGRKRNALENLFD
- the LOC100812625 gene encoding cytochrome b561 domain-containing protein At4g18260 isoform X3; protein product: MAYEEEHHSSSHKSTNNKIYKVNQQKTSDIAVHGLLLWASTGFLMPLGILIIRGSIKAEPGSRRSIVLFYLHVGFQMLSVLLATVGAAMSLKKFENSFDNSHQKLGLALYGAILVQGLIGFFRPHRGKKERSYWYLLHWILGTIVSLVGIINIYTGLKAYHKRTLKSTTLWTILFTVEVSFIGLVYLLQDKLEYMKKQGVIIGSESSIVSSNQDIPQSQTQKELLPVACGRKRNALENLFD